Proteins encoded by one window of Streptomyces sp. NBC_01571:
- a CDS encoding protein kinase, producing MTTETPRDGVPGGDGNMPGPGGPGENAVPPTDRFPDVEPDPARGREAREALHDLPAGLRARFERLAELGAGRTGEPRPAQAVVLRVMEREPRLRASGVPLVWKGYHHFFAPDPRVHRVLSDPLDPHLTQVLDHGRAPGMVWEVCPSEGESTLAGYRERHQERTGAPLPAERVGEVVAQLHRALTALHGQGLVHRDVAPDNIVVREGPGGEPRVVLVDIGAAAPSDQGRPRHWVGKPLYVAPEAAAAVQTVAPGVDWWSLGMVIAELALGAHPIRLRERGLVLRRVSTEDVDLGGIRDPRLRALCEGLLTRSLRHRWGADQVGQWLAPEREDPVPVTRGSTAAHAPAARPAPRIRPFAFMGQEYSDREELAEALDRCHPSAARLLSSTARRTELADWAEQFTLAATTRNADSAAEGDDPADVRALLDRAPGPVGLARLLNRLGPHLPVTWHGIGLEGHQLPELVRQAAAGDRDAADLVVALAHPGLLTALAVRPGGEQLAATETQWRRLRDAWDAQTDELAMRQPRLRRRAVRSALNRDTAVDARLLLLARLPQTAGGWTQQAHRAARRLAVSVPWFERLLDEVDEPLRPAAALLLLRLAQDDAGRGYARLEERRQQQAAAALAADSDGLGREMRRLDMLPNLGWAVLGAVLVCAPWGFLIGLSDAAGRAPQSAVLIGWLLAMPGALAVHALELWIAVRIGPPGYHPSHSLAGLVIGTAERPARFVLSGRWARLAAGVLMAVLFLVVLPYVLLWAPWLWPVGTVAALAVWTVRRHHAWDREVRRQRALRAADRGTRAPAAVSGRRTA from the coding sequence ATGACGACCGAAACACCACGTGACGGCGTACCGGGCGGGGACGGAAACATGCCGGGGCCGGGCGGTCCCGGCGAGAACGCCGTGCCGCCGACCGACCGGTTCCCGGACGTCGAACCCGACCCGGCGCGCGGCCGTGAGGCGAGAGAGGCCCTGCACGACCTGCCCGCGGGGCTGCGCGCGCGCTTCGAGCGACTGGCCGAACTCGGCGCCGGCCGCACCGGCGAGCCGCGTCCTGCCCAGGCCGTGGTCTTGCGGGTGATGGAGCGTGAACCACGGCTCCGGGCGTCCGGCGTCCCGCTGGTATGGAAGGGCTACCACCACTTCTTCGCCCCGGATCCGCGAGTCCACCGCGTGCTGAGCGATCCGCTCGACCCACACCTCACCCAGGTCCTCGACCACGGCCGGGCGCCCGGCATGGTGTGGGAGGTCTGTCCGTCGGAGGGCGAGTCCACGCTCGCCGGATACCGCGAACGCCACCAGGAACGGACTGGCGCCCCGCTGCCGGCCGAGCGCGTGGGTGAGGTCGTCGCCCAGCTCCACCGCGCGCTGACCGCCCTGCACGGGCAGGGCCTGGTACACCGCGATGTTGCGCCGGACAACATCGTCGTCCGGGAGGGCCCCGGCGGAGAGCCCCGGGTCGTCCTGGTCGACATCGGCGCCGCCGCGCCGTCGGACCAGGGCCGGCCACGCCACTGGGTCGGCAAACCGCTCTATGTGGCGCCGGAGGCCGCAGCAGCCGTCCAGACCGTCGCCCCCGGCGTCGACTGGTGGTCCCTCGGCATGGTGATCGCCGAACTCGCCCTGGGCGCCCACCCGATACGGCTGCGAGAACGCGGCCTGGTACTGCGCCGCGTCAGCACCGAGGACGTCGACCTCGGCGGAATCCGCGACCCCCGGCTGCGCGCCTTGTGCGAGGGCCTGCTCACCCGGTCCCTGCGCCACCGCTGGGGCGCGGACCAGGTCGGCCAGTGGCTCGCCCCCGAGCGGGAGGACCCCGTGCCGGTCACCCGGGGCTCCACGGCCGCGCACGCACCGGCCGCCCGACCGGCCCCGCGCATACGACCCTTCGCCTTCATGGGCCAGGAGTACAGCGATCGCGAGGAACTGGCCGAGGCGCTCGATCGCTGTCACCCGAGCGCCGCCCGCCTGCTCTCCTCCACTGCCCGCCGGACCGAACTGGCCGACTGGGCCGAGCAGTTCACGCTCGCTGCGACCACCAGGAATGCGGATTCGGCGGCCGAAGGCGACGACCCGGCCGATGTGCGCGCCCTGCTGGACCGGGCCCCCGGCCCCGTCGGGCTCGCCCGGCTGCTCAACCGCCTCGGCCCGCACCTGCCGGTCACCTGGCACGGGATCGGCCTGGAAGGGCACCAACTGCCCGAGCTGGTACGGCAGGCCGCCGCCGGAGACCGCGACGCCGCGGACCTGGTCGTCGCGCTCGCACACCCGGGACTGCTGACCGCCCTCGCCGTGCGGCCAGGCGGCGAACAGTTGGCCGCCACCGAGACCCAGTGGCGCCGACTGCGCGACGCCTGGGACGCGCAGACCGACGAACTCGCCATGCGCCAACCCCGGTTGCGCCGCCGGGCGGTCCGCTCGGCACTCAACCGGGACACCGCCGTCGACGCCCGGCTGCTGCTCCTGGCCAGGCTCCCGCAGACAGCCGGCGGCTGGACCCAGCAGGCCCACCGCGCCGCGCGCCGGCTCGCCGTCTCGGTGCCCTGGTTCGAACGGCTGCTCGACGAGGTCGATGAACCGCTGCGCCCGGCAGCCGCCCTGCTGCTCCTCCGCCTGGCCCAGGACGACGCCGGGCGCGGCTACGCGCGGCTGGAGGAACGCCGTCAGCAGCAGGCCGCCGCCGCCCTGGCCGCCGACAGCGACGGGCTGGGCAGGGAGATGCGCCGCCTGGACATGCTGCCCAACCTCGGCTGGGCGGTGCTCGGCGCCGTACTGGTGTGTGCCCCCTGGGGGTTCCTCATCGGCCTCTCTGACGCGGCGGGACGGGCGCCGCAGTCCGCCGTCCTGATCGGCTGGCTGCTGGCCATGCCCGGGGCGCTCGCCGTCCACGCCCTGGAACTCTGGATCGCCGTCCGTATCGGACCGCCCGGCTACCATCCCTCCCACTCGCTGGCCGGACTCGTCATCGGAACCGCGGAGCGGCCGGCCCGGTTCGTCCTCAGCGGTCGCTGGGCACGGCTGGCCGCCGGGGTGCTGATGGCGGTGCTGTTCCTGGTCGTGCTGCCCTATGTCCTGCTGTGGGCGCCGTGGCTCTGGCCGGTGGGCACCGTGGCGGCGCTCGCCGTGTGGACGGTACGCCGCCACCACGCCTGGGACCGCGAGGTGCGCCGCCAGCGCGCCCTGCGGGCCGCCGACCGGGGCACCCGGGCCCCCGCCGCCGTATCCGGAAGGAGGACCGCGTGA
- a CDS encoding FHA domain-containing protein — protein sequence MTDLDDDEPWDSLAPLRPGTPRTAPVPPAPDPGPRPGSDADQTPQGAPEGDVPEDDGPWDRLTPVRPAPATAPAAAADEDPPDDLVPRRPDEAPAADDGRTAEPAAGRSRQAESPPRLVRCPGCGRKVPARAERCPACSAPVPDADPGPVGEAGVSAVLRFSGGPVQLRLRPGEVRALGRDPDWAPFTARGFTDERSVSRRHAEIALRADGTLWVTEYQDGTTHGTRVNGDYLLPAVPRLLADGDRLVLGLHSEATVSLCATGERAPD from the coding sequence GTGACGGACCTGGACGACGACGAGCCGTGGGACAGCCTCGCCCCTCTCCGCCCGGGAACACCCCGTACCGCCCCCGTCCCGCCCGCGCCGGACCCGGGGCCCCGGCCCGGCTCGGACGCCGACCAAACACCCCAGGGGGCTCCCGAGGGCGACGTTCCCGAGGACGACGGGCCCTGGGACCGTCTCACCCCCGTCCGCCCCGCTCCGGCCACCGCGCCCGCCGCTGCGGCGGACGAGGACCCGCCTGACGACCTGGTGCCCCGGCGGCCGGACGAGGCCCCCGCGGCGGACGACGGCAGGACGGCGGAGCCCGCGGCGGGCCGGTCCCGGCAGGCCGAGAGCCCGCCGCGGCTGGTGCGGTGTCCGGGGTGCGGACGCAAGGTGCCGGCCCGCGCTGAGCGATGCCCCGCCTGTTCCGCCCCGGTACCCGACGCGGACCCCGGCCCTGTCGGGGAGGCTGGCGTCAGCGCCGTGCTGCGGTTCTCCGGCGGACCGGTCCAGCTCCGGCTGCGTCCCGGGGAGGTGCGCGCTCTCGGACGGGACCCGGACTGGGCCCCGTTCACGGCCCGCGGGTTCACCGACGAGCGCTCGGTGTCCCGTCGCCACGCCGAGATCGCCCTGCGCGCGGACGGCACCCTGTGGGTGACCGAGTACCAGGACGGCACCACCCACGGCACCCGGGTCAACGGCGACTACCTGCTGCCCGCCGTCCCCCGGCTGCTGGCCGACGGCGACCGCCTCGTCCTGGGACTCCACTCCGAGGCGACCGTCTCCCTGTGCGCGACCGGCGAGCGCGCACCGGACTGA
- a CDS encoding RES family NAD+ phosphorylase, whose amino-acid sequence MAGHVPPAGARMEPLVRTMPAGTELYRCHRTGRPAESFNPSRQHAYFDGDRFGATEQDPFAYLYAALDPVTALSEVLLRSVRFDGPGAQRRIPWAQASRYSLSVLRTTADIDLVDLRSAEGLASVWTDSWLVDAEREDYPKTRYWVRLIREQAPFVQGLLWQSKRHRPREALQLFGDRCGAVPLEPVDGRTVCLRTEDGAAEARRLLGPVRATISRRVSEDGS is encoded by the coding sequence ATGGCCGGCCACGTCCCGCCCGCCGGGGCCCGGATGGAACCGCTGGTCAGGACGATGCCCGCAGGCACCGAGCTGTACCGCTGCCATCGCACCGGGCGTCCGGCCGAGTCGTTCAACCCCAGTCGCCAGCACGCCTATTTCGACGGCGACCGCTTCGGCGCCACCGAACAGGACCCGTTCGCCTATCTCTACGCCGCCCTCGACCCCGTCACCGCGCTCAGCGAAGTGCTGCTGCGGTCGGTACGGTTCGACGGACCGGGCGCCCAGCGCCGTATCCCCTGGGCGCAGGCCAGCCGGTACAGCCTCTCCGTGCTGCGCACCACCGCGGACATCGACCTCGTCGACCTGCGGTCGGCGGAGGGACTTGCCTCGGTGTGGACCGACTCCTGGCTGGTCGACGCGGAGCGCGAGGACTACCCGAAGACCCGCTACTGGGTACGGCTGATCAGGGAACAGGCTCCGTTCGTACAGGGCCTGTTGTGGCAGTCCAAGCGCCATCGACCGCGGGAGGCGCTGCAGCTGTTCGGGGACCGCTGCGGTGCCGTGCCGCTGGAGCCGGTGGACGGCCGTACGGTGTGCCTGCGGACGGAGGACGGGGCGGCCGAGGCCCGCCGGCTGCTGGGCCCGGTGCGCGCCACGATCTCCCGGCGGGTTTCCGAGGACGGGAGTTGA
- a CDS encoding CHAT domain-containing protein — protein MNDGLGTAADEERPGRADGAPATTPEGATSVEAAASDEAASAGVTFAKRAVVPLGPGRAERQALIDGITAACVESSAGAEARLGALLAARWADLQDPADRARALELLRSARVRPGLGAEDRRASARDLAVLLLAPLVKAAPEASGAAKLPPGLARYLPFGLAAAVPGSGGLAVLPEILELGKEFAGDDQPVPPHIEAIAAMVPLLQAAESGDPRALAEVLAALPSLLPREDRPGEPGGPGASGLPGVPGGLAGLAVALPYIMKAYDLPSSTVGPAPADAPRPVPPTGWRGAESADTADIEELARSLNAPTILTEIISPGFVTLDDLRALTERTLADAVAGDGSARAIAALSHLALGMRTGEQGCFERALALLAEVRDSSGPVDQETEWLLEATVPAVLLGSHLTGHSLQDGQAAQELIEASLAPGGTLAANAVPERPGATGLLYMHRCMRAQFAIDRAQRDHDVGALDEIRDELLSLAERETAEASEWRGLPRILLCVVELVRAQLTADLTTLRRAVDQHAAALADSGNLPFVQPLLTTMEAPLLALATHLEPDPGRVRRSLASARAALQAPASVSGQRPRNRLAIALALRTLHVRAPDPALLDETIAELNSAVSELDEQGGDQARGDAADLVVPLHQQLAIALAERAGRADPAHDAVAHDGLSRALDHARRALRASADDVLLQLGAEHGLRAARAAGDLGVQAAGWAIRLDRPESAVACLEAGRALVLHAAAAGTTVADRLETLGAYDTARAWRQATAATGASGPAALDDVLHPDATGTPRLPSALRREALELVRSAPGSTTVSSPPPPQVLGATVARCRADALVHLVPGTDGAPGAALLVRPGHAVRAVPLPGLSAESRGPLDAFLLAGATLRRGRGPDTHVPGAVPPVRRPEHRWQQALDRLCTWAGESVVAPVLDALDVWERALTESGLRPAGTGPVPDPVRLVIVPCGDLGVVPWQAALLPLPDGDARDAVPGGLPATARLCELAVVTYAASGAELVHGTRRSRLPLGQGQALVSAPGFLLHAEDEIEALRTAYYGGARVLAEDDTGGGPDVPTPDAVLEVLGARSPGTGGSRAGLVHLACHGAAGADPTRSALHLWYPEDQPAGNGHLTVTTLLDTPSAGGRRGPLVVLSACETDLSNADHDEALTLTTALVHRLATDVIGSRWAVSDLITPALMIVLHHHLAEGLAPPDALRATQRHALTPADRRRAVPGLATLEPFLAEQELGAVQDWAAFIHQGNPAPEPPRREPAP, from the coding sequence GTGAACGACGGGCTGGGGACGGCCGCGGACGAGGAGCGGCCGGGCCGGGCCGACGGCGCGCCGGCGACAACCCCGGAGGGCGCGACGTCGGTGGAGGCGGCGGCCTCAGATGAGGCGGCCTCGGCGGGAGTGACGTTCGCGAAGCGGGCGGTGGTGCCGCTCGGGCCCGGCCGGGCCGAGCGGCAGGCGCTGATCGACGGCATCACCGCCGCGTGCGTCGAGTCGAGCGCAGGGGCGGAGGCGCGGTTGGGTGCCCTGCTCGCGGCACGATGGGCGGACCTGCAGGATCCCGCCGACCGGGCCAGAGCCCTGGAGCTGCTCCGCTCGGCACGGGTGCGCCCCGGGCTGGGAGCCGAGGACCGGCGGGCCAGCGCCCGCGACCTCGCGGTGCTGCTGCTGGCGCCGCTGGTGAAGGCCGCGCCCGAGGCGAGCGGCGCTGCGAAGCTGCCGCCGGGGCTGGCGCGCTATCTTCCGTTCGGCCTCGCGGCGGCCGTACCGGGTTCGGGCGGTCTGGCCGTGCTGCCCGAAATCCTGGAATTGGGAAAGGAGTTCGCGGGAGATGACCAGCCCGTGCCGCCCCACATCGAGGCGATCGCGGCCATGGTTCCGCTGCTGCAGGCCGCCGAGAGCGGGGACCCCCGCGCGCTGGCCGAGGTCCTGGCCGCCCTGCCCTCTCTACTGCCCCGCGAGGACCGTCCGGGGGAACCGGGCGGCCCGGGTGCGTCAGGCCTGCCGGGCGTTCCGGGGGGACTGGCCGGACTGGCCGTGGCGTTGCCGTACATCATGAAGGCGTACGACCTGCCGTCGAGCACCGTGGGCCCGGCTCCGGCGGACGCTCCCCGGCCGGTCCCACCCACCGGATGGCGAGGGGCGGAGAGTGCTGACACGGCGGACATCGAAGAGCTGGCCCGCTCGCTGAACGCGCCGACCATTCTCACCGAGATCATCAGCCCCGGCTTCGTCACCCTCGACGACCTGCGCGCGCTCACCGAGCGCACTCTGGCCGACGCGGTCGCCGGCGACGGCTCGGCGCGGGCCATCGCCGCGCTCAGCCATCTGGCCCTGGGGATGCGTACCGGTGAACAGGGCTGTTTCGAGCGGGCGTTGGCGCTACTCGCCGAAGTCCGCGACTCCTCCGGTCCGGTCGATCAGGAGACCGAGTGGCTGCTCGAGGCCACCGTGCCCGCCGTGCTACTCGGCTCTCATCTGACTGGTCACAGCCTCCAGGACGGGCAGGCGGCGCAGGAGTTGATCGAGGCGTCCCTGGCACCCGGCGGAACGCTCGCCGCGAACGCGGTCCCCGAGCGGCCCGGCGCCACCGGCTTGCTCTACATGCACCGGTGCATGCGAGCCCAGTTCGCCATCGACCGCGCCCAGCGCGACCACGACGTTGGCGCCTTGGACGAGATCCGGGACGAACTGCTGAGTCTGGCGGAGCGGGAGACCGCCGAGGCCAGTGAGTGGCGCGGTCTGCCCCGCATCCTGCTGTGTGTCGTGGAGCTCGTCCGGGCCCAGCTCACCGCCGACCTCACCACGCTGCGCAGAGCGGTCGACCAGCACGCGGCGGCCCTGGCGGACAGCGGCAACCTCCCCTTCGTACAGCCGCTGCTCACCACGATGGAGGCACCGCTGCTGGCCCTCGCCACCCACCTCGAACCGGACCCCGGGCGGGTCCGGCGCTCTCTGGCCTCGGCGCGGGCCGCCCTTCAGGCGCCTGCCTCCGTGTCCGGGCAGCGGCCGCGCAACCGGCTCGCCATCGCGCTCGCCCTGCGGACCCTGCACGTCCGTGCGCCCGACCCAGCGCTCCTCGACGAGACCATCGCCGAACTGAATTCCGCCGTCTCGGAGTTGGACGAGCAGGGCGGTGACCAGGCACGCGGAGACGCCGCCGACCTGGTGGTGCCCCTGCACCAACAGCTGGCCATCGCTCTGGCCGAGCGGGCCGGCCGGGCCGACCCGGCGCACGACGCCGTCGCGCACGACGGGCTGTCCCGAGCGCTCGACCACGCCCGGCGGGCCCTGCGTGCCTCGGCGGACGACGTACTCCTCCAGCTCGGCGCCGAGCACGGGCTGCGCGCCGCCCGCGCGGCCGGTGACCTCGGAGTCCAGGCGGCGGGCTGGGCGATCCGGCTCGACCGGCCCGAATCCGCCGTCGCCTGCCTGGAGGCCGGTCGCGCCCTGGTGCTGCACGCCGCCGCGGCCGGGACCACGGTGGCCGACCGGCTGGAGACCCTGGGCGCCTACGACACGGCACGGGCCTGGCGGCAGGCCACCGCCGCCACGGGTGCCTCCGGACCCGCCGCCCTCGACGACGTCCTCCACCCGGACGCCACCGGGACGCCCCGCCTGCCCAGCGCGCTGCGCCGGGAGGCGCTGGAGCTGGTGCGCTCGGCACCGGGCAGCACAACGGTCTCCTCGCCGCCCCCACCGCAGGTTCTCGGCGCCACCGTCGCCCGCTGCCGCGCCGACGCCCTCGTCCACCTGGTGCCGGGCACCGACGGCGCACCGGGCGCCGCCCTTCTCGTACGGCCGGGACACGCCGTGCGCGCGGTGCCGCTGCCCGGACTGTCCGCCGAGAGCCGCGGCCCACTGGACGCCTTTCTCCTGGCGGGGGCCACACTGCGGCGCGGCCGGGGTCCGGACACGCACGTTCCCGGCGCGGTCCCGCCGGTTCGCAGACCGGAGCACAGGTGGCAGCAGGCCCTGGACCGGCTCTGCACTTGGGCCGGCGAGTCGGTCGTCGCACCGGTGCTGGACGCGCTGGACGTCTGGGAGCGCGCGCTGACCGAGAGCGGGCTGCGGCCGGCCGGCACCGGACCGGTCCCCGACCCGGTCCGGCTGGTGATCGTCCCCTGTGGCGATCTGGGCGTCGTACCGTGGCAGGCGGCCCTGCTGCCGCTGCCAGACGGCGACGCGCGGGACGCGGTGCCCGGTGGGCTCCCGGCCACCGCCCGCTTGTGCGAACTCGCCGTGGTGACCTACGCCGCCTCAGGCGCGGAACTCGTCCATGGCACCCGGCGGTCCCGGCTGCCCCTCGGCCAAGGCCAGGCCCTGGTTTCGGCCCCCGGTTTCCTGCTCCACGCCGAGGACGAGATCGAGGCGCTGCGCACCGCCTACTACGGGGGCGCCCGTGTCTTGGCGGAGGACGACACTGGCGGCGGGCCCGACGTACCGACGCCCGACGCGGTGCTGGAGGTGCTGGGCGCTCGGTCACCCGGGACGGGCGGCAGCCGGGCCGGCCTGGTCCATCTGGCCTGCCACGGGGCGGCCGGCGCCGACCCCACACGCTCCGCGCTGCACTTGTGGTATCCCGAGGATCAGCCGGCCGGGAACGGCCACCTCACGGTGACCACGCTGCTGGACACCCCCTCGGCGGGCGGCCGTCGCGGACCGCTCGTGGTGCTCAGCGCCTGCGAGACCGACCTGAGCAATGCCGACCACGACGAGGCCCTCACCCTCACCACCGCACTGGTACACCGACTGGCCACGGACGTCATCGGGTCCCGCTGGGCGGTGTCCGACCTGATCACCCCGGCCCTGATGATTGTGTTGCACCACCATCTCGCGGAAGGTCTGGCCCCGCCCGACGCGCTGCGCGCCACCCAGCGCCACGCCCTCACCCCTGCCGATCGCCGTCGGGCCGTTCCGGGTCTGGCCACGCTGGAGCCGTTCCTCGCGGAACAGGAACTGGGCGCCGTTCAGGACTGGGCCGCCTTCATCCACCAGGGCAACCCCGCCCCCGAGCCGCCCCGGAGGGAACCTGCCCCATGA
- a CDS encoding Appr-1-p processing protein codes for MGLAHRPAAPFGLPPHHQLVAELRALRKAGLPRVRQVPHPGLDAAATAAGLPIGPGEPAAGIERLLRAAVRRLDGPTRAPADPADTQPVGELARAAAHSFGLLGPGSEVAGERRKAAAAVFGVTTESFRHRQERQVMDRLADALLDLAGADTAASPDGRTGRDGPPRARPARMTGPPVHYGAAPSAGPSAHPPIQVHLSPIELLRGIDVLISSENTYLAMSKIFSNTVSGALRRAAAVRDETSAVVDDPLARELGEWLARHGRGGLQVPPGTVVSTGPGALARRGVRRVLHAAVVVPRRDGDGYETNERTVADAVAAAFRVAAAERDAHEPPLTSLCFPVLGAGRGGLAPERAARWLRWAVEEELGSDPRWTVHLVTRTPVLVPLLRGEEQRD; via the coding sequence ATGGGACTGGCACACCGCCCCGCGGCGCCCTTCGGACTTCCCCCGCACCACCAACTGGTGGCCGAACTGCGCGCGTTGCGCAAAGCCGGCCTGCCCCGGGTACGGCAGGTGCCACACCCCGGACTGGACGCGGCGGCGACCGCCGCCGGTCTGCCCATCGGCCCTGGCGAACCCGCCGCCGGGATCGAGCGCCTGCTTCGGGCGGCCGTCCGCAGGCTCGACGGTCCGACTCGGGCCCCCGCGGATCCTGCTGACACCCAGCCGGTCGGCGAACTCGCCCGCGCGGCGGCCCACTCGTTCGGCCTCCTGGGTCCCGGCTCCGAGGTGGCGGGCGAGCGCCGCAAGGCGGCGGCGGCCGTCTTTGGGGTCACCACGGAGAGCTTCCGGCACCGCCAGGAGCGCCAGGTCATGGACCGGCTGGCCGACGCCCTCCTCGACCTGGCCGGCGCGGACACGGCGGCGTCCCCCGACGGCCGCACCGGCCGGGACGGCCCGCCCCGGGCCCGGCCGGCCAGGATGACCGGCCCGCCGGTGCACTACGGCGCGGCCCCCTCCGCCGGCCCGTCCGCGCACCCGCCCATCCAGGTGCACCTCAGCCCCATCGAACTCCTGCGGGGCATAGACGTCCTGATCTCCTCCGAGAACACGTATCTGGCGATGTCGAAGATCTTCAGCAACACCGTCTCCGGCGCGCTGCGCCGCGCGGCGGCTGTGCGGGACGAGACCAGCGCGGTGGTGGACGACCCGCTCGCCCGCGAACTGGGCGAATGGCTGGCGCGGCACGGGCGCGGGGGCCTCCAGGTGCCTCCCGGCACGGTGGTTTCCACCGGACCCGGGGCGCTGGCGCGGCGCGGGGTCCGCCGGGTGCTGCACGCGGCGGTCGTCGTCCCCCGCAGGGACGGCGACGGCTATGAGACCAACGAACGGACGGTGGCCGACGCCGTGGCCGCGGCCTTCCGCGTGGCCGCAGCCGAACGGGACGCGCACGAACCTCCATTGACGTCCCTGTGCTTCCCGGTACTGGGCGCCGGACGCGGCGGGCTGGCTCCCGAACGGGCCGCCCGCTGGCTGCGCTGGGCGGTCGAGGAGGAGTTGGGCTCCGATCCGCGCTGGACGGTCCACCTGGTCACCCGCACCCCCGTGCTGGTCCCCCTGCTGCGGGGCGAGGAGCAGCGGGACTGA
- a CDS encoding AAA family ATPase: MSSTTNGSAGDRLVKDGRSAHVAAVPRRPVPPFVDEITGTLPVHSQFVLHGNIHDRYLALRRRNGELTETDRDLPEVLWDRLRLLGYGALLRYDQITGFVTLVGPDQQAVLDLLNDALRSPRTGQSGGNRTPQLLETEPLLREIVTGFQDRRTARRGDGRDADPLRLALLIDYSSRLTADVTRLSDAERDFFLACVQLAEEAALLAPAAHLPPRETAGRTEMFNPIIWLADSDRDLPHWLVSGSERIRAVAVPSPDAGERRRMAALLSARHPGPAAPASTRRDGGVGGTAEPGPSGRPRLDPVTAFAKAAAGLSLDAMRQSHSLALSRDMPFDAMPDAVRIYRLGVEKDPWRSADIRERIAVGREYLTGRVRGQETAVVMTLDILKRAALGLSGAQATSAGHRPRGLLFFAGPTGTGKTEMAKTVAQLLFDSEDAYLRFDMSEFSSAHAADRLVGAPPGYVGFEAGGELTRAVRADPFRVILFDEIEKAHQGVLDKFLQLLEDGRLTDGQGVTTYFSECVLIFTSNLGVQHTDRETKQRVWDVHPTDEHSELVRRVKRNIRLHFEAEVGRPELMNRFGGNVVVFGFITGDAAEEVLDLSIGNIAAALWESQGIRLEIASAARKQLGTYCLRDPYAGGRGIGMALETHLINPLARAIFEIRPDSLRGTIRVDEVTEDPDDGSVDVRITRHGDRP, encoded by the coding sequence GTGAGTTCGACCACCAACGGATCAGCGGGCGACCGTCTCGTCAAGGACGGCCGTTCCGCGCACGTCGCCGCGGTCCCGCGGCGACCGGTACCCCCCTTCGTCGACGAGATCACCGGCACGCTTCCCGTGCACAGTCAGTTCGTGCTGCACGGCAATATCCACGACCGATACCTGGCCCTTCGCCGCCGCAACGGCGAGTTGACCGAGACCGACCGCGACCTGCCCGAGGTGCTCTGGGACCGGCTGCGTCTGCTCGGCTACGGCGCCCTGCTGCGCTACGACCAGATCACCGGCTTCGTCACCCTGGTCGGCCCGGACCAGCAGGCCGTGCTCGATCTCCTCAACGACGCCCTGCGCAGTCCGCGCACCGGGCAGAGCGGCGGCAATCGCACGCCACAACTGCTGGAGACGGAACCGCTGTTGCGGGAGATCGTCACCGGCTTCCAGGACCGCAGGACCGCGCGGCGGGGGGACGGCCGGGACGCCGACCCGCTGCGGCTCGCCCTGCTGATCGACTACTCGTCACGGCTGACCGCCGATGTGACGCGGCTCAGCGACGCCGAGCGGGACTTCTTCCTGGCCTGTGTGCAACTCGCCGAAGAGGCGGCGCTGTTGGCGCCCGCCGCGCATCTCCCGCCGCGTGAGACGGCGGGGCGTACGGAGATGTTCAACCCGATCATCTGGCTCGCCGACAGCGACCGTGATCTGCCGCACTGGCTGGTGAGCGGTTCCGAGCGCATCCGCGCGGTCGCCGTCCCCAGCCCGGACGCCGGCGAACGACGGCGCATGGCCGCGCTGCTGTCCGCACGCCACCCCGGTCCGGCGGCCCCCGCCTCCACCCGCCGGGACGGCGGGGTCGGTGGCACGGCGGAGCCCGGGCCGAGCGGGCGGCCTCGGCTGGACCCGGTCACCGCCTTCGCCAAGGCCGCGGCCGGGCTGTCCCTGGACGCGATGCGACAGAGCCACAGTCTGGCTCTGTCGCGGGACATGCCGTTCGACGCGATGCCGGACGCGGTCCGCATCTACCGGCTGGGCGTGGAGAAGGACCCCTGGCGCTCCGCGGACATCCGCGAACGGATCGCGGTGGGGCGCGAATACCTCACCGGGCGGGTCCGGGGCCAGGAGACGGCGGTCGTGATGACGCTCGACATCCTCAAACGCGCCGCGCTCGGACTGTCCGGCGCGCAGGCGACGTCCGCCGGGCACCGGCCGCGCGGCTTGCTGTTCTTCGCCGGACCGACCGGAACGGGCAAGACCGAGATGGCCAAGACGGTCGCCCAGCTGCTCTTCGACAGCGAGGACGCCTACCTCCGGTTCGACATGAGCGAGTTCTCCTCGGCGCACGCCGCGGACCGGCTGGTGGGCGCCCCGCCCGGATACGTGGGCTTCGAGGCCGGCGGCGAGCTGACCCGCGCGGTGCGCGCCGACCCGTTCCGGGTCATCCTCTTCGACGAGATCGAGAAGGCGCACCAGGGTGTGCTGGACAAGTTCCTCCAGCTCCTGGAGGACGGCCGGCTCACCGACGGGCAGGGTGTCACCACCTACTTCAGCGAGTGCGTGCTCATCTTCACTTCCAACCTGGGCGTGCAGCACACCGACCGGGAGACCAAGCAGCGGGTGTGGGACGTGCACCCGACCGACGAGCACAGCGAACTGGTACGGCGGGTCAAGCGCAATATCCGGCTCCACTTCGAGGCGGAGGTGGGGCGCCCGGAGCTGATGAACCGGTTCGGCGGCAATGTGGTGGTGTTCGGCTTCATCACCGGCGATGCCGCGGAGGAGGTCCTCGACCTGTCCATCGGCAACATCGCCGCCGCGCTCTGGGAGAGCCAGGGCATCAGGCTGGAGATCGCCTCGGCCGCCCGCAAGCAGCTCGGCACCTACTGCCTGCGGGACCCGTACGCCGGAGGCCGGGGCATCGGCATGGCCTTGGAGACTCATCTGATCAACCCATTGGCCCGTGCGATCTTCGAGATCCGGCCGGACTCACTGCGTGGCACGATCCGGGTGGACGAGGTGACGGAGGACCCGGACGACGGCTCGGTGGACGTACGGATCACCCGCCACGGAGACCGGCCGTGA